The following are encoded in a window of Gramella sp. MT6 genomic DNA:
- a CDS encoding YeeE/YedE thiosulfate transporter family protein → MEFILQPWPWYVAGPLIALIMFLLIFMGKQFGMSSNLRTLCTMCGADRKASFFDFNWRAQKWNLTVIIGAAIGGFIALNFLTADAAVDINTETVSTLQGLGFESAGGAYLPDELYSIEALTNWKSLSILIVGGLLIGFGARWAGGCTSGHAISGLSNLQLPSLIAVVGFFIGGLIMVHLLFPLIF, encoded by the coding sequence ATGGAATTTATTTTACAACCATGGCCCTGGTATGTGGCCGGGCCGCTAATAGCATTGATCATGTTCCTCCTTATATTCATGGGGAAACAATTCGGGATGTCTTCGAATTTAAGAACACTTTGTACCATGTGTGGTGCAGACAGGAAAGCGAGTTTTTTCGACTTTAACTGGCGAGCGCAAAAATGGAACCTTACCGTTATTATTGGTGCTGCCATTGGCGGTTTTATCGCCTTGAATTTTTTAACGGCCGATGCTGCTGTTGATATCAACACTGAAACGGTTTCAACTTTACAAGGACTTGGATTTGAAAGTGCTGGAGGCGCTTATCTGCCAGATGAATTGTATAGTATAGAAGCTCTAACCAATTGGAAATCGCTAAGTATTCTAATAGTTGGCGGTTTGCTGATAGGTTTTGGAGCAAGATGGGCCGGAGGTTGTACTTCCGGGCACGCTATCTCTGGATTAAGTAATCTTCAATTACCTTCCCTTATTGCTGTGGTTGGGTTCTTCATCGGTGGATTGATAATGGTTCATTTATTATTCCCTTTAATATTTTAG
- a CDS encoding NAD(P)-dependent oxidoreductase yields MKFNKIVCVDQTKLNKQAISELQNFSKEEVEVNTDYPDNKDEVVKRIGNAEAVIVSWHTQLNEKIIEACPNIKYIGMACSLFDDESANVAVKFARERGITVTGIKDYGDPGVAEFIISELIQLLNGYSGNQWKELPQELTDLKIGIIGFGVTGQLLAECLIPFKADLYYYSRSKKDGWSDRGVKYLELEELLKTCEVISIHLPKNTELLQASEFRTLGNKKIFINTSLGLPFDEKAFQNWIVNKENFAIFDGDAKSDLSSETLDHDNVIAHDTSAGWSAQTLERLSNKVLENLREYCQKN; encoded by the coding sequence ATGAAATTCAATAAAATAGTCTGTGTAGACCAAACTAAATTAAACAAGCAAGCGATCTCTGAATTACAAAATTTTAGTAAGGAAGAGGTTGAGGTGAATACAGATTATCCTGATAATAAAGATGAGGTCGTTAAAAGAATTGGAAATGCCGAAGCCGTGATTGTTTCCTGGCATACCCAATTAAATGAGAAGATCATCGAGGCTTGTCCTAATATTAAATATATAGGAATGGCTTGCAGTCTTTTCGATGATGAATCTGCGAACGTAGCGGTGAAATTTGCCCGTGAAAGGGGAATTACGGTTACGGGGATCAAAGACTACGGGGATCCGGGAGTGGCAGAATTCATAATTTCTGAACTTATTCAGTTATTGAATGGATATAGTGGAAATCAATGGAAAGAATTACCCCAGGAATTAACCGATCTCAAAATAGGAATAATCGGTTTTGGAGTGACAGGTCAATTACTGGCAGAGTGCCTGATTCCGTTTAAGGCAGATCTTTATTACTACAGCCGAAGCAAGAAAGATGGTTGGAGTGATCGTGGGGTGAAGTATCTCGAGCTTGAGGAGCTGCTGAAAACATGTGAAGTAATTTCAATTCATCTTCCAAAGAATACAGAATTGTTGCAAGCTTCAGAATTTAGGACTCTAGGAAATAAAAAGATTTTCATTAATACATCTCTGGGCTTGCCTTTCGATGAAAAAGCTTTTCAAAACTGGATCGTTAATAAAGAGAATTTCGCGATCTTTGATGGAGACGCTAAAAGTGATCTTTCTTCTGAAACTTTAGATCATGATAATGTCATTGCCCACGATACCAGCGCTGGTTGGTCTGCCCAAACCCTGGAAAGGCTCTCCAATAAAGTACTGGAAAACCTCAGGGAATACTGCCAGAAGAATTAG